The DNA sequence GATATTATTTTGTTCCTGCCTATAATTTTTATCCTGGTCATAATTTTTATTTTTATCCAGAACCAACTGAAATACATGCTATTGAATCTAAAAAAAGAAATGGGTATTCAAATAGCTATGGGTGTTTATTACCATGACGTAATAAAGATATGGTTATTCCAGTACACAAAATTTATTATATCCGGAATGATTGTCGGAGGCTCTTCAGCTTTTTTAACAGTGAAATTTCTTACAAATTCTTACACTGATAAGATCATTTCCAATATGATACAACTTGAGTATAATGTTGAAATTTTTCTAATATCTTCAATTGTTATAATCGTTCTTACATTAGTTTATATGTATTTTAAAATTTTAAGCTTTTTCAGAAAGAACAGTATTGTTCAGCTTATGACAAAAGAATAAAAAGTCACACTGTAGGGGCATATCACTATATGCCCTGAACTTTAATAACTTTTTTATTCAGTGATAAGTGGTAAGTTAAAAGTTATAAGTTGACCGTAGGGTTGAACCCATGTGTTCAACTGGGATAAATTATAAAACCGATTTTTCGTGAAATTTCGTGGTTTTCGTGGTAAAAATTCTTCTCTTTGTGACTCTGTGTTCTCTGTGAGATGAAATTACTTTATCGCTTGAAATAATACCAATGCGGCCGCCACAGAGGCATTTAGAGATTCCACATTATTCTTTAGATCAATGCGGACAAGATCATCACATTTTTCTCTGACCAATCTTCTCATACCTTTTCCTTCATTCCCGATGACAATTGCACTTTTTGCAGAATATTCGAATTCTCTGAAATCTTTATCTGCTTTCATATCAGTACCGACGATCCAGAAACCAAGTTCCTTCAGTTGATCCAAAGTTGTAGCAATGTTCTTCACTCTGATAATATTGATTTTAAATATAGTTCCAGCTGACACATTTATAACAGTATCAGTTACCTGAGCAGCATTTCTTTCCGGAATTATCACTGCTTCTGCCCCGCTTCCTGCTGCTGATCTTATTATGGCACCCAAATTGTGAGGATCTTCAATGTTGTCGAGAACAACTACCTTTGAGTTATTTGAGAACAAAACACTGTGCAGGTCCTTATATTTAAAATCACTCATAATAGCCAGAACATTTGCATGGTCGTTCCTTTCTAGATAAGAGCTTACTTTCTGTGCAGGAACAAGATCAAAACGTACAGAGTACTTTTTACAAAGGTCTATTATTCTGTCGGTCTTATCATTTTTTGAACCTTTTACGATCAGAACTTTTTCGATCTTTGAGGGATCGTTCTCGAGTAATTCAATTACCGGATTATTTCCATGTATTATTTCTGACATAACACCTTACTTTATGCTGTCATTCTCGTGCTCAGACACGGGAATCCACTTTTTTCTATGGATATCCAGATCAAGTCCGAATATGACAAATTAATTTTATTTCAATAATTTAAGACCTTCTACAATCCTATCCATTCCTTCTTTGAACCTTTCTTTACTTGTTGCAAAAGAAAATCTGACATGTTTATCCGATCCGAAGGCTGATCCTGTAATAGCAGCAACTTTTAATTCAGTTATAAAGAATTCACAAAGCTCATCATTTGTTTTTATAACTTTACC is a window from the Candidatus Delongbacteria bacterium genome containing:
- the rlmB gene encoding 23S rRNA (guanosine(2251)-2'-O)-methyltransferase RlmB encodes the protein MSEIIHGNNPVIELLENDPSKIEKVLIVKGSKNDKTDRIIDLCKKYSVRFDLVPAQKVSSYLERNDHANVLAIMSDFKYKDLHSVLFSNNSKVVVLDNIEDPHNLGAIIRSAAGSGAEAVIIPERNAAQVTDTVINVSAGTIFKINIIRVKNIATTLDQLKELGFWIVGTDMKADKDFREFEYSAKSAIVIGNEGKGMRRLVREKCDDLVRIDLKNNVESLNASVAAALVLFQAIK